Proteins encoded in a region of the Paenibacillus sp. W2I17 genome:
- the yfmF gene encoding EF-P 5-aminopentanol modification-associated protein YfmF has translation MNTSGFERGSKREFRIHVLPTKRFKTFAISLYAGVPLREDTVTKVALTPFVLRRGTESYPETTQFREQLEHLYGAGFGFDVYKRGDYQIVQFRMDTINDSFVGGDEQLLDRSFAFLGEVLTRPAQEKGHFRTSYVQAERETVRKKLESIVNDKMRYAAERSIEEMCKNEPYRLHPLGERKDLPGIEPDTLTASYQEWLQQASMDLYVVGDTTLEEVENLVQRHFNVDRTSSSDYQTQAAVRGDKEVENVVERLNVSQGKLNMGLRTSITYGDPQYAAALMYNGILGGYPHSKLFVNVREKESLAYYASSRYDGHKGIATIQSGIEIPNYEKAVTIIKQQLEEMKSGTISDLEMSQTKAMIRNLLKEMQDSAFEMIAYDFNRQLSGKERTAEELLAQVEHISKEDVREAAEQFRLDTIYFLRDEKEE, from the coding sequence TTGAATACATCAGGATTCGAACGAGGTAGCAAGAGAGAGTTTCGTATACATGTGCTTCCAACTAAACGTTTTAAAACGTTTGCTATATCGTTATATGCAGGAGTTCCCTTACGGGAAGATACAGTAACCAAAGTAGCGCTGACACCTTTTGTTCTGCGACGCGGCACGGAGTCATATCCGGAAACAACGCAATTTCGTGAGCAACTGGAGCATCTGTATGGAGCAGGTTTTGGTTTTGACGTTTATAAACGCGGGGATTACCAGATTGTACAGTTCCGAATGGATACCATTAATGATTCCTTTGTTGGAGGGGATGAACAGCTACTGGATCGTTCATTTGCCTTCCTAGGAGAGGTTCTTACACGACCTGCACAGGAGAAAGGACATTTCAGGACGTCTTATGTACAAGCGGAGCGAGAGACTGTTCGTAAAAAGCTGGAGTCCATCGTGAACGATAAAATGCGCTATGCCGCTGAACGCAGTATCGAGGAAATGTGCAAGAACGAGCCATACCGTCTTCATCCATTGGGTGAGCGAAAGGATCTGCCCGGAATTGAGCCTGACACACTGACTGCGTCTTATCAGGAGTGGCTACAGCAGGCGAGTATGGATTTATACGTGGTAGGGGATACGACACTGGAGGAGGTCGAGAACCTTGTTCAGCGTCATTTCAATGTAGATCGAACGTCCTCCTCTGATTACCAGACACAGGCAGCGGTTCGAGGAGATAAGGAAGTGGAGAACGTTGTTGAGCGACTGAATGTGAGTCAGGGAAAACTCAATATGGGACTCCGTACATCTATCACTTATGGAGATCCTCAGTATGCCGCAGCACTAATGTACAACGGGATACTCGGTGGTTATCCTCATTCCAAACTGTTTGTCAATGTTCGTGAAAAAGAAAGCCTAGCGTATTACGCGTCTTCGCGTTATGACGGACATAAGGGCATTGCAACGATTCAATCCGGGATTGAAATCCCTAATTATGAGAAGGCCGTCACGATCATCAAGCAGCAGCTGGAAGAAATGAAAAGCGGTACAATCAGTGATCTGGAAATGTCTCAGACCAAAGCAATGATCCGTAACCTGCTTAAGGAAATGCAGGATTCTGCTTTTGAGATGATCGCTTATGACTTCAATCGACAGTTGTCTGGCAAAGAGAGAACGGCTGAAGAACTGTTGGCTCAGGTAGAACATATTAGCAAGGAAGATGTGCGTGAGGCGGCAGAACAATTCCGTCTGGATACGATTTATTTCTTGCGGGACGAGAAGGAGGAATAA
- the yfmH gene encoding EF-P 5-aminopentanol modification-associated protein YfmH, which produces MESIRYEHLQETLYYEVMDNGLHVYILPKPGFQKTYATFATKYGSVDNHFQVEGQEAVKVPDGIAHFLEHKMFEEPTGDIFATFASHGASANAFTSFDQTVYLFSATEYVNENIQTLVNFVQNPYFTDQNVEKEKGIIGQEIDMYADNPDWRVYFGLIEAMYQKHPVHIDIAGTVESIRTITKEMLYECYNTFYHPSNMLLFVVGGVDPQEVIDMVRSNQEQKDYKPQGSIQRFFEPEPEQVGEVRREAKLAVSLPKCLFGFKETDVGLTGEQLLRRDMTTQLMMDLLFGSSTRLFQKLYDEDLISDSFGHEYNSSPQYAFSAIGGDTKDPDQLLARIREEVDAIVEKGFESTDFERARKKKIGGYLRMLNSPENIAHEFTRQQFRGGDFFNMLPLYESITLEDVNLRLREHIRWDQLAVSLVVSP; this is translated from the coding sequence GTGGAGAGCATTCGGTATGAGCATTTGCAGGAGACACTATATTACGAAGTAATGGATAACGGACTGCATGTCTATATTTTGCCTAAACCGGGATTCCAGAAAACGTATGCTACGTTTGCAACCAAGTATGGATCGGTGGATAATCATTTTCAGGTTGAAGGGCAGGAAGCAGTGAAGGTCCCGGATGGGATTGCTCATTTCCTGGAGCATAAAATGTTTGAAGAACCAACAGGTGATATTTTTGCAACATTTGCGTCTCATGGTGCTTCAGCTAACGCATTTACGAGCTTTGATCAGACGGTTTATTTGTTTTCAGCGACTGAATATGTGAATGAAAATATACAAACATTAGTCAACTTTGTGCAAAATCCTTACTTCACGGATCAAAATGTGGAAAAGGAAAAAGGCATTATTGGACAGGAAATTGACATGTATGCTGATAATCCGGATTGGCGTGTTTATTTTGGGCTTATCGAAGCCATGTATCAGAAACATCCGGTGCATATCGATATAGCAGGAACGGTGGAATCCATCCGTACGATTACCAAAGAGATGTTATATGAGTGTTATAACACCTTCTATCATCCGAGTAATATGCTCTTGTTTGTGGTGGGTGGTGTAGATCCACAGGAAGTCATTGATATGGTTCGATCGAACCAGGAGCAGAAGGATTATAAGCCACAGGGGAGTATTCAACGCTTCTTCGAACCGGAGCCTGAGCAGGTAGGAGAAGTTAGACGGGAAGCAAAACTGGCTGTTTCACTGCCCAAATGTCTGTTTGGATTCAAGGAGACGGACGTTGGACTTACCGGGGAACAATTGTTACGGCGAGATATGACAACGCAGCTGATGATGGACCTTTTGTTTGGCTCAAGCACACGATTATTTCAGAAGCTCTACGATGAAGATCTGATCTCGGACAGCTTTGGACATGAGTATAACAGTTCGCCGCAATATGCGTTTTCAGCCATTGGTGGTGATACAAAAGACCCGGATCAACTGCTCGCGCGTATACGTGAAGAAGTGGATGCCATTGTAGAAAAAGGGTTCGAATCCACGGATTTTGAACGTGCACGCAAAAAGAAAATAGGCGGATATTTGCGTATGCTCAATTCTCCGGAGAACATTGCGCATGAATTTACACGTCAGCAATTCCGTGGCGGTGATTTTTTCAATATGCTGCCGCTCTATGAATCGATTACACTGGAAGATGTAAATCTCAGACTGAGAGAGCATATTCGGTGGGATCAACTGGCTGTATCGCTAGTCGTGAGTCCTTGA
- a CDS encoding DNA translocase FtsK, producing the protein MARRKKRKKKGAGFSGVLKYEIYGIVLITLAVIALSGEATVGRSLSKMFGLMLGKFYFAIPLVGIYYGLMVMIHRKWPSGWTTRKTGLVLLVFALTLMSTVSAMHQKLIPVGALEPGAVITQVHNDMQTELLTPAAPGERDSMLNKDISGGYLGAGQFALFLWLFGSLGARLIMIVMFIISFMLITSLSYVDLIRIFRTKIWDAGSSMYKKLESRPSARSASASDGRKKGNARKVVPVPVEDDEDEYEDELEEQHLPKRKAPIFFQLFGKWGANREQATSGREMDEVDSAETEQTVYRAEQDHNVEAWQDATEDVANKSASSRVPVQAKPNSAPIIRDFFEHVRAEEASIEDDLDDAYPFPDDLADPNVVQQGEHAIKITDELVETEWSASDAGTNGLNAVDEIQSGEEVPNDAMQGTDTPTPEGQDTQPVKPPPPPPKPYKLPSFRLLAKPNNGGKAGDQKDYMQTARKLEATLESFGVRAKVLEVVRGPAVTRYEIQPDIGVKVSRIVSLTDDIALALAAKDIRMEAPIPGKSAIGIEVPNGEVSVVTMREVMETATFQDAESKVTIAFGRDISGQTIIGNLARMPHLLVAGATGSGKSVCINGIITSILYKAKPDEVKFLMVDPKMVELNVYNGIPHLMAPVVTDPKRASLALKKIVVEMEKRYELFSKSGTRNVEGYNNLMKDNPAAVLPYIVVIVDELADLMMVAAGDVEDAIARLAQMARAAGIHLIIATQRPSVDVITGVIKANIPSRIAFGVSSQVDSRTILDMGGAEKLLGRGDMLFMPMGASKPVRVQGAFMSDEEVENIVNYVRGQGEAQYDESIVPEVDDSIQAADEVQDELYEQAVQIILEAKQASVSLLQRRMRVGYTRAARLIDSMEARGVIGPYEGSKPREVLVSLEQYQQNKISS; encoded by the coding sequence TTGGCCAGAAGAAAAAAGAGGAAAAAAAAGGGCGCTGGTTTTAGTGGCGTTTTAAAATATGAAATTTACGGGATTGTGCTTATTACCCTTGCTGTCATAGCATTATCGGGTGAAGCCACCGTTGGACGTTCGCTTTCCAAGATGTTCGGACTGATGCTTGGTAAGTTTTATTTTGCGATTCCACTTGTTGGTATTTATTATGGTCTCATGGTGATGATTCACCGGAAATGGCCGAGTGGCTGGACCACACGCAAGACAGGACTTGTTTTGCTGGTCTTTGCCTTAACCTTGATGAGTACTGTCTCTGCAATGCACCAGAAGCTCATTCCGGTTGGTGCGCTTGAGCCTGGTGCTGTGATTACGCAGGTACATAATGATATGCAAACCGAGTTGCTAACCCCTGCTGCGCCAGGGGAGAGGGACTCCATGCTTAACAAGGACATCAGCGGTGGTTATCTCGGAGCTGGACAATTTGCTCTTTTCCTGTGGCTGTTCGGCAGCCTTGGGGCGAGACTCATCATGATTGTCATGTTTATCATCAGTTTTATGCTGATTACGAGTCTATCTTATGTGGATCTGATTCGAATATTCCGAACCAAGATCTGGGATGCCGGGAGTTCGATGTACAAGAAGCTGGAGTCGAGGCCCTCTGCACGTTCTGCTTCGGCATCTGATGGAAGGAAGAAAGGTAACGCTCGTAAAGTGGTGCCTGTTCCTGTTGAAGATGACGAAGACGAGTATGAGGATGAATTAGAGGAACAGCATCTGCCAAAACGAAAAGCGCCAATATTCTTCCAACTTTTCGGGAAATGGGGAGCTAATCGTGAACAGGCGACATCAGGACGTGAAATGGATGAGGTCGATTCGGCAGAAACAGAACAGACTGTGTACCGCGCCGAACAAGATCACAATGTAGAGGCGTGGCAGGATGCGACCGAAGACGTAGCGAACAAATCAGCTTCATCACGTGTTCCTGTTCAGGCTAAACCTAACTCAGCGCCGATCATTCGAGACTTTTTCGAGCACGTTAGAGCAGAAGAGGCAAGCATTGAAGATGATCTGGACGATGCTTATCCGTTCCCGGATGATCTGGCCGATCCAAACGTAGTACAACAGGGCGAGCATGCCATTAAAATAACGGATGAACTGGTAGAGACAGAGTGGTCTGCATCCGATGCGGGTACGAACGGGTTGAATGCTGTGGATGAGATTCAGAGTGGAGAAGAAGTACCTAATGATGCAATGCAGGGAACAGATACTCCTACTCCTGAAGGGCAGGACACACAACCGGTGAAACCACCACCGCCACCTCCTAAGCCGTACAAGCTGCCGTCATTCCGTCTCCTTGCCAAGCCAAACAATGGGGGCAAGGCGGGTGACCAGAAGGATTATATGCAGACAGCACGCAAGCTGGAAGCTACACTGGAGAGTTTCGGTGTTCGCGCCAAGGTGCTTGAAGTGGTCCGGGGCCCTGCCGTTACAAGGTATGAAATTCAGCCTGATATTGGTGTTAAGGTCAGCAGGATTGTCAGCCTAACTGATGATATCGCGTTGGCTCTGGCGGCAAAGGATATTCGGATGGAAGCACCGATTCCCGGGAAGTCCGCTATAGGTATAGAGGTACCTAATGGCGAGGTGTCGGTTGTAACGATGCGTGAAGTAATGGAGACGGCAACGTTCCAGGATGCAGAATCCAAAGTGACCATTGCATTTGGCCGAGATATCTCCGGACAGACGATCATTGGTAACTTGGCTCGTATGCCCCATTTGCTGGTCGCGGGTGCTACAGGTTCCGGTAAGTCGGTGTGTATTAACGGAATTATTACCAGCATATTGTACAAAGCCAAGCCGGATGAAGTGAAGTTCCTGATGGTCGATCCCAAGATGGTTGAGTTAAACGTATATAACGGAATTCCACATCTGATGGCACCAGTAGTAACTGATCCTAAACGAGCGTCACTTGCTCTCAAAAAGATTGTGGTTGAGATGGAGAAACGATATGAACTGTTTTCCAAATCAGGCACGCGTAACGTCGAGGGCTACAATAATCTGATGAAAGATAATCCTGCGGCTGTTCTGCCTTATATCGTTGTCATTGTGGATGAGCTTGCAGATCTGATGATGGTTGCAGCCGGAGATGTGGAGGATGCCATTGCACGACTCGCTCAGATGGCTCGTGCAGCCGGAATCCATCTGATTATAGCCACACAACGTCCTTCTGTTGACGTTATTACCGGGGTAATCAAGGCTAACATTCCATCGCGGATTGCCTTCGGCGTATCCTCTCAAGTCGATTCCCGAACGATTCTGGACATGGGTGGGGCTGAGAAACTGTTGGGCCGTGGAGACATGCTGTTCATGCCTATGGGCGCATCAAAACCGGTTCGTGTACAAGGTGCCTTTATGAGCGATGAAGAAGTAGAGAATATTGTAAACTACGTACGTGGTCAAGGTGAAGCGCAGTATGATGAGTCCATTGTACCTGAAGTGGATGATTCCATTCAGGCAGCAGATGAAGTACAGGATGAGTTATATGAGCAAGCTGTACAGATTATTTTGGAGGCAAAACAAGCATCAGTCTCCCTGTTACAACGTCGTATGCGGGTTGGTTACACACGTGCAGCGCGTTTAATTGACTCCATGGAAGCCCGGGGTGTAATTGGTCCTTATGAGGGCAGCAAACCAAGGGAAGTACTGGTTTCACTTGAACAGTATCAGCAGAATAAAATAAGCTCGTAG
- a CDS encoding ClpP family protease, which yields MNERMNGKQASRSNQPEVEAPEIPIQEDKAISPVTETIQQFGQTQSPAGESNIFCMTIIGQVEGHLILPPQNKTTKYEHIIPQLVAAEQNQRIEGILIILNTVGGDVEAGLAIAEMIASLSKPTVTVVIGGGHSIGVPIAVASTYSLIAGSATMTIHPIRMNGLVIGVPQTFEYMEKMQERVVRFVTSHSNISEEMFKELMFKTGELNRDIGTAVGSADAVKYGLMDAVGGIGQAIAQLNQLIGDKRQTLQAGGYTQ from the coding sequence ATGAATGAACGTATGAATGGCAAACAGGCGTCAAGATCCAATCAACCGGAAGTTGAAGCACCGGAGATTCCGATTCAGGAGGACAAGGCCATCTCTCCCGTGACAGAGACTATTCAGCAATTTGGGCAGACACAGTCGCCTGCAGGTGAATCGAATATTTTCTGTATGACCATTATTGGACAGGTCGAAGGGCATTTGATTTTGCCGCCACAAAATAAAACAACAAAGTATGAGCATATCATTCCACAGCTGGTGGCCGCAGAACAGAATCAGCGTATTGAAGGTATACTGATCATTTTGAACACGGTAGGTGGAGATGTAGAGGCGGGTCTGGCCATTGCAGAGATGATTGCTTCTCTAAGCAAACCTACGGTTACTGTGGTCATTGGAGGCGGGCATAGCATTGGAGTACCGATTGCTGTAGCTTCAACATATTCCCTGATTGCGGGAAGTGCAACGATGACGATCCATCCGATTCGGATGAACGGCCTTGTCATTGGTGTACCTCAAACGTTTGAGTATATGGAAAAAATGCAGGAGAGGGTTGTTCGGTTCGTGACTTCGCATTCGAATATCTCTGAAGAGATGTTCAAAGAACTAATGTTTAAGACCGGTGAGCTAAATCGGGATATTGGTACAGCTGTAGGAAGCGCAGATGCAGTGAAATATGGATTGATGGATGCAGTAGGCGGAATTGGGCAGGCTATTGCTCAGTTAAATCAGCTCATAGGAGACAAGAGACAGACTCTGCAAGCGGGAGGTTATACCCAATGA
- a CDS encoding DUF3243 domain-containing protein, with the protein MSTEKTVLSSFDTWKKFLGDRVLQAEKMGMSEETINKLAYEIGDFLDEKVDPANHSNRALKELWDVGDADERRTIACLMVKLAKQNA; encoded by the coding sequence ATGTCAACAGAAAAAACAGTGCTCTCCAGTTTTGACACATGGAAGAAGTTCCTGGGTGACCGCGTACTGCAAGCAGAGAAGATGGGGATGAGTGAAGAAACCATCAACAAACTTGCGTATGAAATCGGCGACTTCCTTGATGAGAAAGTCGATCCGGCGAACCATTCCAACCGGGCATTGAAAGAGTTATGGGATGTCGGCGATGCAGATGAGCGTCGTACGATTGCGTGCCTGATGGTCAAATTGGCCAAACAAAACGCATAA
- the sleB gene encoding spore cortex-lytic enzyme gives MRKMNLWLFTAILLISALGIRYLLPGNTATESSAERTPQQLEEKALPTFSSNTVKYGSYGQDVYELQGRLKYLGFYNGKIDSNFGSSTLKSVKWFQSEFGMKADGVVGAETKLKLYNASTKWSPTEPPLHKESSGGGGGSNNTADKEQDNMGSANALGLSENELKIMANAVYGEARGEPFEGQVAVAAVILNRVNSPSFPSTPSGVIFQPGAFTAVADGQIYLEPNAQAKKAVEQALNGWDPSGGCLYYFNPKTATSKWIWTRPQVKTIGQHIFCM, from the coding sequence ATGCGAAAAATGAACCTATGGCTTTTCACTGCTATTTTGCTGATATCCGCATTGGGAATTCGTTATTTGCTTCCTGGGAATACAGCAACTGAAAGTTCAGCCGAGCGTACACCGCAGCAGTTAGAAGAAAAGGCCTTGCCTACGTTTAGCAGCAATACAGTGAAATATGGAAGTTACGGTCAGGATGTATATGAGCTTCAGGGGCGTCTGAAGTACCTGGGATTTTACAATGGTAAAATCGACAGTAATTTTGGCAGCAGCACGCTGAAATCCGTCAAATGGTTTCAATCCGAGTTTGGCATGAAGGCAGATGGTGTGGTTGGAGCTGAGACCAAGCTCAAGCTGTACAATGCGTCAACCAAATGGTCGCCAACAGAGCCGCCGCTACACAAGGAATCCTCAGGTGGGGGTGGAGGTAGCAACAATACGGCAGATAAAGAGCAAGACAATATGGGATCTGCCAATGCCCTTGGTCTCTCAGAGAATGAACTCAAGATTATGGCTAACGCTGTATATGGTGAAGCCCGGGGTGAACCGTTTGAAGGTCAGGTTGCAGTCGCAGCAGTAATTTTGAATCGCGTAAATTCACCAAGCTTTCCAAGTACACCTTCTGGTGTGATTTTTCAACCAGGTGCATTTACGGCTGTAGCGGACGGACAGATCTATCTGGAACCAAACGCACAAGCCAAAAAGGCAGTTGAGCAGGCCTTGAATGGATGGGATCCGTCCGGTGGATGTCTCTATTATTTTAACCCGAAGACAGCAACATCCAAATGGATCTGGACCCGTCCACAAGTGAAAACAATCGGACAGCATATCTTTTGTATGTGA
- a CDS encoding YlzJ-like family protein: MTLYTVMPPEQLWSGMWKEGEDTKEIKMNGLLMQVRPVNDNEAVIVRLLDCPLEAYLNPANMPGSTIPLSGNLGSA, encoded by the coding sequence ATGACATTATATACAGTGATGCCCCCGGAACAACTCTGGTCGGGAATGTGGAAAGAGGGCGAAGATACAAAGGAGATCAAGATGAATGGTTTATTGATGCAGGTGAGACCTGTTAATGACAATGAAGCCGTTATCGTACGTTTGCTGGATTGTCCACTTGAAGCCTATCTCAATCCTGCCAATATGCCCGGTTCGACCATTCCGCTTTCGGGTAACTTGGGATCAGCATAA
- the ymfI gene encoding elongation factor P 5-aminopentanone reductase, with protein MERGTGQLKAIGEMTVLVTGASGGIGAAIAERFARVGMNVVIHYMKSHEAANEAARRCMEQGSGKIMTVSADLRSREQIERMREKLESHNLMPDILVNNAGISHYGMLADVTEEIWDEVMAINLKGTFMCTQEMMPHMISQRYGRIINVSSIWGLSGASCEVLYSTTKGGVNAFTKALAKELAPSGVTVNAVAPGAVQTSMLNHLDQSELKMLEEEIPAGRLAQPDEISSLVYFLALPESGYINGQIISPNGGWLT; from the coding sequence ATGGAGAGGGGAACAGGACAATTGAAGGCAATCGGGGAAATGACTGTACTGGTAACTGGCGCAAGCGGTGGCATTGGAGCGGCTATCGCAGAACGTTTCGCCAGAGTGGGAATGAATGTTGTTATACACTATATGAAATCGCATGAAGCAGCGAATGAAGCCGCCAGACGGTGCATGGAACAGGGCAGTGGAAAAATCATGACCGTGTCTGCGGATCTTCGCAGCCGGGAACAGATTGAGCGCATGCGTGAGAAGCTCGAGTCGCATAATCTCATGCCAGATATTCTTGTGAACAATGCAGGAATCTCGCACTATGGGATGTTGGCTGATGTTACAGAGGAGATCTGGGATGAAGTGATGGCGATTAACCTCAAAGGCACGTTTATGTGTACACAGGAAATGATGCCTCACATGATCTCCCAAAGGTATGGCCGAATCATTAATGTATCGTCGATTTGGGGATTGTCTGGTGCTTCTTGTGAGGTGCTGTATTCCACAACCAAGGGTGGGGTGAATGCATTCACCAAAGCGCTTGCGAAAGAACTCGCACCTTCCGGAGTAACCGTAAATGCCGTTGCTCCTGGCGCCGTTCAGACATCCATGCTGAACCATCTGGATCAGAGTGAACTGAAGATGCTGGAAGAGGAAATTCCGGCAGGAAGACTTGCTCAACCTGATGAAATCTCATCACTGGTTTATTTTCTGGCCCTCCCTGAATCGGGTTATATCAATGGGCAGATCATCAGTCCAAATGGCGGTTGGTTAACGTAA